In Amblyraja radiata isolate CabotCenter1 chromosome 39, sAmbRad1.1.pri, whole genome shotgun sequence, the following proteins share a genomic window:
- the LOC116967357 gene encoding aspartate aminotransferase, cytoplasmic-like — METRPPAMAELSVFDDTPLQAAARYRVLATTFIKDPSPRKLFLGNREYCKDDKKPAMLPVVKKVLLRIVNDATLNHEYLPTLGLTEFNKAATALLLGKGSIAIVEKRAESIQVPGGNSALFIGAHFLRQWYSITCPQQTRVYISIPFWANHASAFFEVGFEIYGYRYWNSEKLCLALPWLLEDLEKAPDFSIVLLHIVAHQPTATDPTPSEWMQIAEVMKRKRLFPFFYSAAQGLATGDVRRDAWPVRHFVNERFELFCAQSFSTNFTLYNEGVGSLTIVSRNNQTLVCIRSQMEALARNTWSNPPWFGARIVATILNNPAFFAEWQENLKKIVERLMLTKEKLKEELRTLGTPGPWEHITKQVGLYIFPGFTGSQLDYLMKKLHIYLSANAQINISKVTSPNLAYVARCIDEAVVSSAKESTHNK; from the exons ATGGAGACGCGGCCTCCTGCCATGGCGGAGCTGTCGGTGTTTGACGACACCCCCTTGCAGGCGGCCGCCAGGTACCGGGTGCTGGCCACCACCTTCAtcaaggaccccagtcccaggaaGTTGTTCCTGGGGAACagag AATACTGTAAGGACGATAAAAAGCCGGCAATGCTCCCAGTGGTGAAAAAAGTCCTACTGCGCATAGTCAACGACGCTACACTCAATCACGAGTATCTGCCTACTTTGGGCCTGACAGAATTCAACAAGGCAGCCACAGCCTTATTATTAGGCAAAGGTAGCATTGCTATTGTGGAGAAGCGG GCTGAGAGTATACAGGTACCCGGAGGCAATAGTGCTTTGTTCATCGGCGCCCACTTTCTCCGTCAGTGGTACAGTATAACCTGTCCTCAGCAAACTAGAGTGTATATCTCTATCCCTTTCTGGG CGAATCACGCATCTGCCTTCTTTGAGGTCGGATTTGAGATTTATGGCTATCGTTactggaacagtgaaaagctttgcttggcCTTACCCTGGTTACTGGAGGACCTGGAG AAAGCACCAGATTTCTCCATTGTGTTGTTACACATCGTAGCGCATCAGCCAACAGCAACTGATCCAACTCCATCTGAATGGATGCAGATTGCAGAGGTCATGAAG AGAAAGCGCCTGTTTCCCTTCTTCTACTCAGCTGCTCAAGGTTTAGCTACAGGGGATGTGCGGAGGGATGCCTGGCCTGTACGACATTTTGTCAATGAGCGTTTTGAGCTGTTTTGTGCCCAGTCATTTTCCACGAATTTCACCTTGTACA ATGAAGGAGTTGGTAGCCTGACAATAGTTTCCAGGAACAATCAGACTCTTGTCTGCATCCGATCGCAGATGGAAGCACTGGCAAGAAATACATGGTCAAACCCTCCATGGTTTGGTGCCCGTATCGTAGCAACAATTCTTAATAACCCAGCCTTCTTCGCTGAGTG GCAGGAAAATCTGAAGAAAATAGTCGAGCGCCTCATGCTGACCAAGGAGAAACTGAAGGAAGAGTTGCGGACTCTGGGTACACCAGGTCCCTGGGAACATATCACCAAGCAGGTTGGCTTGTACATTTTTCCTGGATTCACAG GTTCTCAGCTTGACTACTTGATGAAAAAGTTGCACATTTACCTCTCCGCCAACGCTCAGATCAACATCAGCAAAGTGACCAGTCCGAACCTTGCTTATGTGGCACGCTGCATTGATGAGGCTGTGGTCTCCAGTGCCAAAGAGAGCACACACAACAAATAA